A window of Hordeum vulgare subsp. vulgare chromosome 5H, MorexV3_pseudomolecules_assembly, whole genome shotgun sequence genomic DNA:
AGTGCCAGTTTGCGCCCCAGTTGTGCGCCATGGCCATCCAGTCGCCGGACTTGGAGCCCCTGACGTCCATGGCCCTGACGGAGCCGGCCGCCGCCACGTTGGTCGGCAGCACCAGCTGGAAGTAGTCGTGGCCGCTGATGGTGAACCTCACCCCGCCCTTCTTCACGCACGGCACCCTGCCAAAAGCGACGAGCTAGCTAGGTTATAACCTAGCTGATCGATGGCGGACGAGGTACGGCGCGCGGCTACCTTTGGTAGATGATGGGGATGATGCCGCCGCGGTAGACGCCGATCTTCTCCCAGGCGGGCTGCGCCATGTCGAAGTGGGGGCGCGGCGGGTTGCACCAGCCGCCCTTGTCGCTGGGGAGGTCCCAGTTGGGCGGGCAGAAGTTggtggcggtgacggtgacggacaCGCCGGGCTTGCACCACGTCTTGTCCGTCTTGCGGTCGCACACCACCTTGTAGCACTGCCCGCACGCGCCGCCGTCGCTGAAGAGCGCCGTGCTCAGCGCCGTCGTCCTCGTCCCGTACCCCTGCGCGTACAGGTTCCCGTACCCGCACGCACCACCTGCGTATGTATACACATGTCAGATGTCACACACATATAAATATGATCAGATCACAAACTGTCATTGGTTAGATCGAGCGTTGTTGGCTTGAGCAACGGGATAACCACGTACCCATGGTGCCGGAGCCGTCGCTGCCGCCGTAGAAGGTGGCGTGCGCCCTCACCCAGCCGCTCGGCTCCAGGGCGTCCGCGCCGACGGCGGCCAGCAGTAGGCAGCCGAGCGCGA
This region includes:
- the LOC123398891 gene encoding expansin-A13-like; protein product: MAGAYVRTAVVLALGCLLLAAVGADALEPSGWVRAHATFYGGSDGSGTMGGACGYGNLYAQGYGTRTTALSTALFSDGGACGQCYKVVCDRKTDKTWCKPGVSVTVTATNFCPPNWDLPSDKGGWCNPPRPHFDMAQPAWEKIGVYRGGIIPIIYQRVPCVKKGGVRFTISGHDYFQLVLPTNVAAAGSVRAMDVRGSKSGDWMAMAHNWGANWHSLAYLNGQGLSFRVTITDGQTLVFSDVVPRTWRFGQTFSSNLQFK